One Candidatus Polarisedimenticolia bacterium DNA window includes the following coding sequences:
- a CDS encoding SpoIVB peptidase S55 domain-containing protein — protein MSRRASFLLLLALASAPALPARADEILPYSELKIGMKGEGRSVFQGTRITKFNAEITGLMENIAPKRNLILVRLSGDPVDRTGVLEGMSGSPIYVNGRVIGAVAYSWAFAKEAIAGVTPIEEMLDVQKRGAGSPGHSRSAPSLPGLSALTPLLHPDALLGHFDHYLSAAGIAPEPLASFSPIGTPLAFSGFSAPLLARLAPDLASAGLVPVQVGVAGKSEESADALAPGSAVAVKLAKGDVEISAVGTVTYRDGDRLLAFGHPLMNLGPISMPMSAAVVHTLMPSLNSSFKIASPVSGDIGSIQQDRAVAIAGSLSAPARLIPVRVEMSGNLSRPERYAFDVMEDSFLTPYILYASLNAILSSAQKDYGEITVRLQEGSVIKVAGEEDIVLKNLFSGDQAPFYASGTVAYISQLILNNEYHPARINGINLLLEYSDEKRSARVERVWCGKDRVKAGEKMPLTVTLQPYRGQEITRTFELTIPEELTPGKLILQVGDGATVSRKEEADAPELHPRDLPQLIWLINHIRPNDHLYVILTRPDNGLFFQGARMPDLPPSKALVMLRPQTEGNFLRVGFRGVAEESIPTSYAIDGYKTLTLEVEE, from the coding sequence ATGAGTCGACGCGCTTCGTTCCTCCTGCTTCTCGCCCTCGCGTCGGCGCCCGCCCTGCCGGCGCGCGCCGACGAGATCCTGCCCTATTCCGAGCTGAAGATCGGCATGAAGGGGGAGGGTCGATCGGTCTTTCAGGGCACCCGCATCACGAAGTTCAACGCCGAGATCACCGGCTTGATGGAGAACATCGCCCCCAAGAGAAACCTGATCCTGGTCCGCCTCAGCGGCGATCCGGTGGACCGCACCGGCGTCCTGGAAGGGATGAGCGGCTCGCCGATCTACGTCAACGGCCGCGTGATCGGGGCGGTGGCCTACAGCTGGGCTTTCGCGAAGGAGGCGATCGCGGGGGTCACTCCGATCGAGGAGATGCTGGACGTCCAGAAGAGAGGGGCGGGCTCGCCCGGCCATTCGCGCTCCGCTCCCTCCCTCCCGGGGCTATCGGCTCTCACTCCCCTGCTGCATCCTGACGCGCTTCTCGGCCACTTCGATCATTACTTGAGCGCCGCGGGCATCGCCCCCGAGCCGCTCGCTTCCTTCAGCCCGATCGGAACCCCCCTGGCGTTCTCCGGATTCTCGGCGCCTCTCCTGGCGCGGCTGGCGCCCGACCTGGCGAGCGCCGGGCTGGTCCCCGTGCAAGTGGGGGTGGCGGGCAAGTCCGAGGAGTCGGCGGACGCGCTCGCGCCGGGCTCCGCGGTGGCCGTCAAGCTCGCCAAAGGGGACGTGGAGATCAGCGCCGTGGGCACGGTGACCTACCGGGACGGCGATCGCCTTCTCGCTTTCGGCCATCCCCTCATGAACCTCGGTCCGATCTCGATGCCGATGTCCGCCGCCGTGGTCCACACGCTCATGCCTTCCCTCAACTCGTCGTTCAAGATCGCCTCTCCCGTGTCCGGCGACATCGGCTCGATCCAGCAGGACCGCGCGGTCGCGATCGCCGGATCGCTCTCCGCGCCCGCCCGCCTCATCCCGGTGCGCGTCGAGATGTCGGGGAATCTCTCCCGCCCCGAGCGCTACGCCTTCGACGTGATGGAGGATTCCTTCCTGACTCCCTACATCCTGTACGCCTCGCTGAACGCCATCCTCAGCAGCGCCCAGAAGGACTACGGGGAGATCACCGTCCGGCTCCAGGAGGGTTCGGTCATCAAGGTGGCGGGAGAGGAGGACATCGTCCTGAAGAATCTCTTCTCCGGGGACCAGGCGCCCTTCTACGCCTCCGGCACCGTCGCCTACATCTCGCAGCTGATCCTCAACAACGAGTATCATCCCGCGCGGATCAACGGGATCAACCTGCTCTTGGAATACTCCGACGAGAAGCGCAGCGCGCGGGTGGAGCGCGTCTGGTGCGGCAAGGACCGCGTCAAGGCGGGGGAGAAGATGCCCCTCACCGTCACGCTGCAGCCGTACCGGGGTCAGGAGATCACCCGCACCTTCGAGCTGACCATTCCCGAGGAGCTGACCCCGGGCAAGCTGATCCTCCAGGTCGGGGACGGGGCGACCGTCAGCCGCAAGGAGGAAGCCGACGCTCCCGAGCTTCACCCGCGCGATCTGCCGCAGCTCATCTGGCTGATCAACCACATCCGGCCGAACGATCATCTCTACGTGATTCTCACCCGTCCCGACAACGGGCTGTTCTTCCAGGGGGCCCGGATGCCCGACCTTCCCCCCTCCAAGGCGCTCGTGATGCTCCGCCCCCAGACGGAAGGGAACTTCCTTCGAGTGGGTTTCCGCGGCGTCGCCGAGGAATCGATTCCGACCTCCTACGCCATCGACGGATACAAAACCCTTACCCTTGAAGTGGAGGAATGA
- a CDS encoding arginine--tRNA ligase — MDRIKEEVSRRLVGFVRETYALEVAPPGFLYPPNPEYGDLALALAFDLAKRLRKPPRAIAAELVASLAACPGIDRAEVAGAGYVNLFFDRPTYVASVFEELRSPDAAPSGGKVIVEHTNINPNKAAHIGHLRNAVLGDTLARALRFLGRRVEVQNYIDDTGVQVADLALGITQLERLDLEGVKRLEEDLADSAQRLDHYCWDLYARVTDWYESFDDPTQKEGLRRAALHEMEEGKTPLAKIAAYLSEKIVRLHLATMERIGVAYDLLPRESDILAHRFWEKAFEQLKASGSVSLSAAGKNAGCWVMDLASRPEFADLSEGEKILVRSNHTVTYVGKDIAYQLWKFGLLGSDFHYRRFHAYEGGAVLWATDVAGEPDHPPFGRGETIYNVIDVRQSYLQRIVVESLRLLGHAAQAERSIHFAYEMVALSPRCAKEMGIPVPEEEEGRPFLEMSGRKGVGVKADDLIDNLIRRAEEEVAARHPDLDPAARLEVARRIAVGALRYYMLRFTRNKVIAFDFADALSFDGETGPYVQYAAVRSAGILAKVAAAERISESDLVTRAAASDRGFLREESSGEEWELLALLGRHRGTVEQAVESLELSALAKYAFVLAQKFNAFYHKHPVLQEREARLKWGRVLLTWLFRERLTRVLDLMGIPVPRLM; from the coding sequence ATGGATCGAATCAAGGAAGAGGTCTCGCGGCGGCTGGTGGGTTTCGTGCGGGAGACCTACGCCCTGGAGGTCGCCCCCCCCGGATTTCTTTACCCTCCCAATCCCGAATACGGCGATCTGGCGCTGGCGCTGGCCTTCGATCTCGCGAAGCGCCTGCGGAAGCCGCCGCGGGCCATCGCCGCCGAGCTCGTCGCTTCCCTGGCGGCGTGTCCGGGAATCGATCGCGCCGAAGTGGCCGGCGCCGGGTACGTCAATCTCTTCTTCGACCGCCCGACGTACGTCGCCTCCGTGTTCGAGGAGCTGCGCTCCCCGGACGCGGCCCCCTCCGGGGGGAAGGTGATCGTCGAGCACACCAACATCAATCCGAACAAGGCGGCCCACATCGGACACCTCCGCAACGCCGTGCTGGGAGACACGCTCGCCCGCGCGCTGCGCTTTCTCGGCCGCCGGGTCGAGGTGCAGAACTACATCGACGACACCGGCGTGCAGGTCGCCGATCTGGCGCTCGGGATCACCCAGCTCGAGCGGCTGGACCTGGAAGGAGTGAAACGGTTGGAGGAGGATCTCGCGGATAGCGCGCAGCGGCTGGATCATTACTGCTGGGATCTCTACGCGCGGGTCACCGACTGGTACGAGTCTTTCGACGACCCGACCCAGAAGGAGGGGCTCCGCCGCGCCGCGCTCCATGAGATGGAGGAAGGCAAGACGCCGCTGGCGAAGATCGCCGCCTACCTCTCCGAAAAGATCGTCCGGCTGCATCTCGCCACCATGGAGCGCATCGGGGTCGCCTACGATCTCCTGCCCCGCGAGAGCGACATCCTGGCCCACCGTTTCTGGGAGAAAGCGTTCGAGCAGCTCAAGGCCTCGGGCTCCGTGTCGCTGTCAGCCGCCGGAAAGAACGCCGGCTGCTGGGTGATGGACCTCGCCTCGCGCCCGGAGTTCGCCGACCTCTCCGAAGGCGAGAAGATCCTCGTCCGCTCGAACCATACCGTCACCTATGTCGGCAAGGACATCGCCTACCAGCTCTGGAAGTTCGGTCTGCTCGGCTCCGATTTCCATTACCGGCGGTTTCACGCCTACGAAGGGGGCGCCGTTCTGTGGGCGACCGACGTGGCGGGAGAGCCCGACCATCCGCCGTTCGGCCGCGGCGAGACGATCTACAACGTCATCGACGTCCGGCAGTCCTATCTTCAGAGAATCGTCGTCGAGAGCCTCCGCCTCCTGGGGCATGCGGCGCAGGCGGAGCGCTCCATCCATTTCGCCTACGAGATGGTGGCGCTCTCTCCCCGCTGCGCCAAGGAGATGGGGATTCCCGTCCCGGAGGAAGAGGAAGGACGGCCGTTCCTGGAGATGTCGGGCCGCAAGGGGGTTGGGGTCAAAGCCGACGATTTGATCGACAACCTGATCCGCCGCGCCGAAGAGGAGGTGGCCGCGCGCCATCCCGACCTCGACCCGGCCGCGAGGCTGGAAGTGGCGCGCCGGATCGCGGTGGGAGCGCTGCGCTATTACATGCTCCGCTTCACCCGCAACAAGGTGATCGCCTTCGATTTCGCCGACGCCCTCTCCTTCGACGGGGAGACGGGCCCTTACGTGCAGTATGCGGCAGTGCGGTCGGCCGGAATTCTCGCCAAAGTGGCGGCGGCCGAGAGGATTTCCGAGAGCGATCTGGTCACCCGCGCCGCGGCCTCGGATCGAGGCTTTCTTCGGGAGGAGTCCTCCGGGGAGGAATGGGAGCTCCTGGCGCTGCTGGGAAGGCACCGCGGCACCGTCGAGCAGGCGGTGGAGAGCCTCGAGCTGTCGGCGCTGGCGAAATACGCCTTCGTCCTGGCTCAGAAATTCAATGCCTTCTATCACAAGCACCCGGTCCTGCAGGAAAGGGAGGCGCGCCTGAAATGGGGGCGCGTGCTGCTGACCTGGCTCTTCCGAGAGCGCCTGACCAGAGTCCTCGATCTCATGGGAATCCCCGTCCCGCGGCTCATGTAG
- a CDS encoding peptide-binding protein, whose translation MANRLGRVCCLLGAALLWAGCGTREPTRPTGPPAEKVEFVLPIDSDPATLNFVTGTDVWQSLVARFVADSLVDDGEALEPVPRLASSWEFSPDRKVLTFHLRQGVRWHDGLPCTARDVLFTYAKLRDPATHARADFLQDVAEVTAPDDLTLRVVYREPTVLALDAWKFPILAEHLFSRGDFLASAVHQSPVGTGPFRFDSWKHGREIVLSANRDYFLGPPRLDRIILKIMPSRATQFQALLTGEVDWSSIPPEEWEARKSQAEFRRRYHLFEYPVLYLYYLAWNEKTSFFADAKVRNAMTLSLDRAGYVRKAYRGGGIVAVTTFHPRQFGFDPGLLPLPHDPGRAAALLDEAGWRRDPGGGPRRRAGKRFRFELLIFQANPVQEQIAALLQESLARLGIDMEIRALDFPALLDRLQRHDFEAAFSGWSLTPDPDPTPFFHSDPILGPSNYVGYSDAELDRLLVEGRHAFDPARRSAIYRRVQAILGRDQPYTFLFFPIQRLALDSRFEGARVTAAGSPLRAFPGILNWYVPAELRKPRARP comes from the coding sequence GTGGCCAACCGACTTGGCCGGGTCTGCTGCCTGCTGGGCGCGGCGCTGCTCTGGGCGGGATGCGGGACCCGCGAGCCCACGCGGCCGACGGGCCCGCCGGCCGAAAAAGTCGAATTCGTCCTGCCGATCGATTCCGACCCCGCCACGCTCAATTTCGTCACCGGAACCGACGTCTGGCAGTCGCTGGTCGCCCGCTTCGTCGCCGATTCTCTGGTCGACGACGGGGAAGCGCTCGAGCCGGTGCCGCGGCTCGCCTCCTCCTGGGAGTTCTCCCCGGATCGCAAGGTCCTCACCTTTCATCTGCGGCAGGGGGTCCGCTGGCACGACGGCCTTCCTTGCACCGCCCGGGACGTCCTGTTCACCTACGCCAAGCTGCGCGATCCCGCCACGCACGCCCGCGCCGACTTCCTCCAGGACGTGGCGGAGGTGACGGCTCCCGATGACTTGACGCTTCGGGTCGTCTACCGGGAGCCGACCGTTCTGGCCCTCGACGCCTGGAAATTCCCGATCCTCGCGGAGCACCTCTTCTCCCGGGGCGACTTCCTGGCCTCGGCGGTCCACCAGTCGCCGGTCGGAACCGGACCGTTCCGTTTCGATTCGTGGAAGCACGGCCGCGAGATCGTTCTTTCGGCGAACCGCGACTACTTCCTGGGGCCGCCCCGCCTGGACCGGATCATCCTCAAGATCATGCCGTCTCGCGCCACCCAGTTCCAGGCGCTGCTGACGGGTGAGGTGGATTGGTCCTCCATCCCCCCGGAGGAATGGGAGGCGCGCAAGTCGCAGGCCGAATTCCGCCGCCGCTATCACCTCTTCGAATACCCCGTCCTCTATCTTTACTACCTCGCCTGGAACGAGAAGACCTCCTTCTTCGCCGATGCGAAGGTGCGCAACGCCATGACCCTTTCCCTGGATCGGGCGGGCTACGTCCGGAAAGCCTACCGTGGGGGCGGCATCGTGGCGGTCACCACGTTCCATCCACGGCAGTTCGGCTTCGACCCCGGGCTCCTTCCCCTGCCGCACGATCCGGGGCGCGCGGCGGCCCTGCTCGACGAGGCGGGATGGCGCCGCGACCCGGGCGGAGGTCCGCGCCGCCGCGCCGGGAAACGCTTCCGCTTCGAGCTCCTGATATTCCAGGCGAACCCGGTGCAGGAACAGATCGCCGCTCTGCTCCAGGAGAGTCTCGCGCGCCTCGGCATCGACATGGAGATTCGCGCTCTCGACTTTCCGGCGCTTCTCGACCGTCTGCAGCGCCACGACTTCGAGGCCGCCTTCTCCGGGTGGTCCTTGACGCCGGACCCCGATCCGACTCCCTTCTTCCATTCCGACCCCATCCTGGGGCCCTCGAACTACGTCGGCTACTCGGACGCGGAGCTCGACCGGCTCCTCGTGGAGGGCCGCCATGCCTTCGATCCGGCGCGGCGGAGCGCGATTTACCGGCGCGTTCAGGCAATTCTGGGCCGCGACCAGCCCTACACCTTCCTGTTCTTCCCGATCCAGAGGCTCGCCCTGGACTCCCGGTTTGAAGGCGCCCGGGTTACGGCCGCGGGCAGTCCGCTGCGGGCCTTCCCCGGCATCCTGAACTGGTACGTTCCGGCCGAGCTGCGCAAGCCCCGGGCGCGACCCTGA
- a CDS encoding DUF2334 domain-containing protein: protein MPPILGLLLLAPASPADCAGDGARLTIVLRYDDVDAKSDMGLEARILSALRSRGMRCTLGVTPRVVAGSAFDPAQQEGLPLPPEKIALLKDALSDGTAEVALHGFSHQTVRRKIDGGFMKPFGRYHSEFFGVSRPEQERKMAEGKRILEETLGVPVKTFIPPWNAYDWNTLTVAADLGFENFSAARRGLVLASSPLRFVPRTCDVADLREAVASARRVKDREALIVVLFHHYDFRESSPQNGRIDFGGFESLLDWLSRQGDLRIVGIAAAAASSGDLGPGRFWWNRNALLWQITPPLLNRLLPSDAKPLYLGVAAARALKVRLWIVVLGVYLGIAAAAGWLAGRIAPRLRARSPRLARGAVGLSLAAFAAVVVAALWDGEPYSGGATAAFFMAGACVGVWRGAAGGSARSAILRAPRGSRSPAGSG from the coding sequence GTGCCGCCGATCCTCGGCTTGCTGCTCCTGGCCCCGGCCTCCCCGGCCGACTGCGCCGGCGACGGCGCCCGGCTCACGATCGTGCTTCGTTACGACGACGTCGACGCGAAGAGCGACATGGGCCTGGAGGCGAGGATCCTCTCCGCGCTGCGCTCTCGCGGGATGCGCTGCACGCTGGGGGTCACTCCGCGGGTCGTGGCCGGAAGCGCGTTCGATCCCGCCCAGCAGGAAGGGCTGCCGCTGCCGCCCGAGAAGATCGCGCTGCTGAAGGACGCCCTCTCCGACGGGACGGCCGAGGTGGCCCTGCACGGCTTTTCCCACCAGACGGTGCGCCGTAAGATCGACGGGGGCTTCATGAAGCCCTTCGGCCGCTACCACTCGGAGTTCTTCGGCGTGAGCCGTCCGGAGCAGGAGAGGAAGATGGCGGAAGGTAAGAGGATCCTGGAGGAAACCCTCGGCGTCCCCGTCAAGACCTTCATTCCGCCCTGGAACGCCTATGACTGGAACACGCTGACCGTCGCGGCCGATCTGGGCTTCGAGAACTTCTCGGCCGCCCGCCGGGGACTGGTCCTCGCCTCGTCGCCGCTGCGCTTCGTTCCGCGGACCTGCGACGTGGCCGATCTGCGGGAGGCGGTGGCGTCGGCGCGGCGCGTCAAGGATCGCGAGGCGTTGATCGTGGTTCTCTTCCATCACTACGATTTCAGGGAGTCGAGCCCGCAGAACGGCCGGATCGACTTCGGCGGCTTCGAGAGCCTCCTCGACTGGCTCTCCCGCCAGGGAGATCTGCGCATCGTCGGCATCGCCGCGGCCGCCGCATCGTCGGGCGATCTCGGTCCCGGCCGCTTCTGGTGGAACCGCAACGCCCTTCTCTGGCAGATCACGCCGCCACTTCTGAACCGCTTGCTGCCGTCCGACGCCAAGCCGCTCTACCTCGGCGTCGCCGCGGCGCGCGCCCTCAAGGTGCGTCTGTGGATCGTCGTCCTGGGGGTTTACCTCGGGATCGCGGCCGCCGCCGGCTGGCTCGCCGGGCGGATCGCGCCGAGGCTCCGCGCGCGGTCTCCCCGGCTCGCCCGGGGCGCGGTCGGACTCTCCCTCGCCGCCTTCGCCGCGGTCGTCGTCGCCGCCCTCTGGGACGGCGAGCCCTACTCCGGAGGAGCCACGGCGGCCTTCTTCATGGCGGGGGCGTGCGTCGGAGTGTGGCGCGGGGCCGCGGGGGGATCCGCGAGATCGGCTATACTTCGCGCCCCCCGGGGGTCCCGCAGCCCGGCCGGGAGCGGATGA
- a CDS encoding ABC transporter permease has protein sequence MAGFLIRRILSVVPTLLGITLITFLLLEKLPGREMALVGSPGAGLPSVRALEEVRRAYHFDEPVPRRYARWVLRLARWDLGESMLEHRPVGEIIAAAALPTFLLNFSALLLAFGVSIPLGVGWARRRGTASERAGTTLFLLLYAFPNFAAALLLQQFLSVRLGLFPLQGLGGASAGAGPLVRAADFLRHLALPALCLSYGSLAYLTRFTRANLLEEIGREYLTAARARGLGERLLAWKHALRNAAIPLLTLVGLLIPALLGGSVLIETIFSWPGLGRLYFYSLTNRDFPVILALTTLAALLTLGGSFLADLLYALADPRLRREET, from the coding sequence ATGGCGGGCTTCCTGATCCGCCGGATCCTTTCGGTCGTCCCGACCCTCCTCGGGATCACGCTGATCACGTTTCTGCTCCTGGAAAAGCTGCCGGGGCGCGAGATGGCGCTCGTCGGATCCCCCGGGGCGGGACTGCCTTCCGTGAGAGCTCTCGAGGAGGTGCGCCGCGCCTATCATTTCGACGAGCCGGTGCCCCGGCGGTACGCGCGCTGGGTGCTCCGTCTGGCCCGGTGGGATCTCGGAGAGTCGATGTTGGAACACCGTCCGGTCGGCGAGATCATCGCCGCCGCCGCGCTTCCCACGTTTCTCCTGAACTTCTCGGCGCTGCTGCTGGCCTTCGGCGTGTCGATTCCGCTCGGAGTCGGCTGGGCGCGGCGCCGCGGCACGGCCTCCGAGCGGGCGGGAACGACGCTGTTCCTGCTGCTGTACGCCTTTCCGAATTTCGCCGCCGCGCTGCTGCTCCAGCAGTTCCTCTCGGTGCGTCTGGGACTGTTTCCCCTGCAGGGGCTGGGAGGCGCCTCGGCGGGAGCGGGGCCGCTCGTCCGGGCCGCCGACTTCCTCCGCCACCTCGCCCTTCCCGCGCTCTGTCTGAGCTACGGCTCGCTCGCCTACCTCACCCGCTTCACCCGGGCCAACCTCCTGGAGGAGATCGGCCGTGAATACCTGACCGCCGCCCGCGCCCGGGGCCTCGGCGAGCGGCTCCTCGCCTGGAAGCACGCCTTGCGCAACGCCGCCATTCCGCTGCTGACGCTGGTGGGGCTCCTCATTCCGGCCCTTCTCGGCGGGAGCGTCCTGATTGAGACAATCTTCTCCTGGCCCGGTCTCGGGCGGCTCTACTTCTATTCCCTGACGAACCGCGATTTCCCGGTGATCCTCGCCCTGACGACGCTGGCCGCCCTGCTGACGCTCGGAGGGTCGTTCCTTGCCGATCTCCTCTACGCGCTCGCCGATCCGCGCCTGCGACGGGAGGAGACGTGA
- a CDS encoding SGNH/GDSL hydrolase family protein, with protein MSRIKKAGIPLLLMTLSSLLALGLAEAGLRLFRPVQYLKPPSRPKAAGSETLYRPSRVPGLSYEMIPGRNGTFEGMQVRTNRLGFRGPDPRPRDPDLFRIVALGDSFTFGFGVREEETYPAVLERILNESPGRSAARFEVLNLGVVGYGTRDEAAVFERQAPGLDPRLVIIGYVLNDPEIDPRQSLHKYFDPPEWWRRSHVLRLLHLGWNWLEIWRFGGGDYLRYLHAPGREKWGSVEKGFRSIRRAAEPHGTRVVLVIFPLVRWSGWAAYPYRDLHLQVAKSARAEGFATVDLLPVFARYAAPDLRLSEQDDHPSPAAHALAARAIADAVFPPEEAPAP; from the coding sequence ATGAGTCGGATCAAGAAGGCCGGAATTCCGCTCCTGCTCATGACGCTCTCCTCCTTGCTGGCGCTGGGGCTCGCGGAGGCGGGATTGCGCCTGTTTCGTCCCGTGCAGTATTTGAAGCCGCCGAGCCGTCCCAAGGCGGCGGGCTCGGAGACGCTGTACCGTCCTTCGCGCGTTCCCGGACTGAGCTATGAAATGATCCCCGGCCGGAACGGCACGTTCGAGGGGATGCAGGTCCGCACCAACCGCCTCGGCTTCCGCGGCCCGGACCCGCGGCCCCGCGATCCGGATCTCTTCCGGATCGTGGCGCTCGGTGACTCCTTCACGTTCGGCTTCGGGGTCCGCGAGGAGGAGACCTATCCGGCGGTCCTCGAACGGATTCTGAACGAGAGCCCGGGGAGGAGCGCCGCGCGGTTCGAAGTTCTGAATCTCGGCGTCGTCGGCTATGGCACGCGCGACGAGGCGGCCGTCTTCGAGCGCCAAGCGCCCGGTCTCGATCCCCGCCTGGTCATCATAGGCTATGTCCTCAACGATCCCGAAATCGATCCCCGCCAATCGCTGCACAAGTACTTCGACCCGCCGGAATGGTGGAGGCGCTCGCACGTCCTTCGCCTGCTCCACCTCGGCTGGAACTGGCTCGAGATCTGGAGATTCGGCGGCGGGGATTACCTGCGCTATCTGCATGCCCCGGGGCGGGAGAAATGGGGGAGCGTCGAGAAGGGGTTCCGCTCGATTCGCCGGGCGGCGGAGCCGCACGGGACGCGGGTCGTCCTGGTGATTTTTCCGCTGGTGCGCTGGAGCGGATGGGCGGCCTACCCGTATCGCGACCTTCACCTGCAGGTGGCGAAGAGCGCGCGAGCGGAAGGGTTCGCGACGGTGGATCTGCTGCCGGTCTTCGCGCGCTACGCCGCGCCGGACCTCCGGCTCTCCGAGCAGGACGATCACCCGAGCCCGGCGGCGCACGCGCTGGCCGCCCGGGCGATCGCCGACGCGGTTTTCCCGCCGGAGGAGGCGCCCGCTCCGTGA